The sequence gggaaagtcagtcgaccgattgtatagacagtcgaccgactgtaagagtcagtcgaccgactgagtgtccagggcagaatattttacctaagtgttgatttttagccgttatgctgcctgtttgtattttgatgtttatgatgtaaattttgaaagtgcattaaGCAGAaattttttagcggacagttttctgacaaaattttatgtattgtgttatttggtgtttatggacataaactaactcgtgtatatgtatttctcaggagaaaaggagaaagagaaggttcagtgattagatagctgaacaccttctcgtttgctggtatttggtgagtgggactaactggagaatatagtatatagaagcatgttatattacgattgccatgcttgttagatatacttattgttgcggttagttagttgttgtgatgactgcatgttagttgatgcttgtctgctggagcccagtgtgtccctattgtgtggtagcctcggtaggagagatcaacctacgggttgggttcctcatgtggtggcctagacagccatggtgtatatatatgtgaatgacgcatccgtcgcgtgtggattatgtatatacatactgtggtggaggaacttctggtaagccccagtccgatcagctggtggttaatggtttggccgagccgccagagtctctgtagacggcacttgggtgatgtttgtgtgttagactattgtgacatgattagtataacacttgtgtatgctatggcctgtagttagtcgtactcacttagcttcgtgctaattcccctccatctcctccctgcaggttgttagcttttgtagatagtgatttttgggagaagacgggcatggtgatgttatgtttgacagggttaactctgatgtggtcttttatagtttgaactatgttcttttgaaaaattaatgtatttacgtcttttccaGTTACGTATGGAATttgttgtaatgacacgtgacatcggtttgtacaaatgttgatatcttatttaaataatataatgcttccgccacgtacgtttaaaaaaaatagcggtgtcacagaaAGATACAGAAACTTTATTATCACGAGCAAAACGACGAATAGAAATAAGATTTTTGACTATATTGGGGGTAACAAGGACGTTAGATAAGTGTAGTGGTCGATTGATATTAGGCAACACGCTATGGCCAGTGTTGACGACGGGAATTTCGTTCTCGTCCCCAACGGCGACCGAAGGGTACATGCAATAATTAAAAATGGTATTCAAATTTTTAATGCTAGATGTAAGATGGGTGGACGCACCTGTATCCATAGTCCAACCCGTGTTACCGTAGTCAGGGAGAGTAGTGGCAGTAAACGCATTCGAAACAATAGTCTCATGACCGAGTTCATGTGTGAAAGTAAAAGGGTTGTAACTGGGCTGCCCATTGTTATAGGAAGTTGGACCAATTGTGGACTGATTTGCGACATGTTGAGGTCCAATATGGGTCTGTGCTGGAACAGAAAACATGGGTTGCTGTACTTGTTGTGGGGCAGCAAACATGGGCTGTTGAACCAGGCTTGGCGTAGTCGAATTGTAAGAAGGACTGAGCCCTATATAATGGGCCTGTGGTGAGGTATTATGAAACCCGGGTGGCCTAGAAAAGCTGGTCAAGTTATTCCGTGAGCCCAAGGTGGGAACCGATTGTGAATTGGGCCGCATGAATTGTTGTTGGGCTATAATGTTCTGTTGGGCCGCAATAATACACAACAATTGGGCTTGGGTATTCCCATTTGTCTTATTCAGTCCCGTGTTTGGTGTAGGGGATCCTGTAGAGTTACGGATTACCTGATGAAGGTAACGACATTTGTCTCCGAACCTGCAATGTCCACGGTTGAAGTTCCTACAAACTTGCGGCGCGTTGCTCTGATTTCGAGGCGGTGGAGAAGACACGGCTTGAGCAACAAGCACGGTTGGTGCAGACGGATTCCCTTGCATCTCGTGTGATGAACGTGTTTTTCGTTGGAACTGCATTTCTTCAAGCATGATCATAGAGCGCACAGTGTCAAAATCCGGGAATGGTTTGCTATGAAGAATGATGTGTGTGGCGTGCGGGAACCGGTCATTGAGGCCATTGATGGCATAAGTTACCAACTCGTCGTCTTCAATATGCGACCCTAGATTATCAAGTAGAGACGCAATGGAGTCGATTTTTCTGAAGTATGCTTCGGCGGTTAGCTCACCAATTGTAAGGGCACGTAACTCAGCCGTGAGTTCAACGGTTTTGGAGCGCTTGTTGTCATGAAATATTTTTTTCAAAAACTCCCATGCATCGTGTGATGATGCTGGATGAGAATTGAGTAGACGTTCAAGTAATGGTTCCGAAATAGTGAGGAATATCCACCCCATGACGACAGCGTCGACTTTCTTCCAATCATCTGTAGGTGGCTCGGACGTGGTGGCAGTTTTGAGAAAAGAATCAACATTAAAGGCGGCGCAATGATTGCTAAAAAGTGTACTCCAATGAGTGTAGTTAAGTTTTGCGAGATCGAGTTTGATCGGGATGAGATGTGTGACCGAAGTAACTGTATAAACCttatcatacttgcttggagttgtCATGGCTGCTAATTATGGTTGTATTGAAAAGAAGATGGCGACTGATaccatgtaaataaatatgtgaattAATAGAGGTTGTGCAAATTGTAGTATATTTTCATAATAGTTGTCATCTCTGTGCTGATTACATGCAATATAAATAGAAAATACAACACACTTGCAAGCTGTCATCAatcaacaataatataataatagaaaCTTTAATAAAGGAGCAATGATCTCTAATTGTAGTGGAGCATAATGATCTCTAATTGTAGTGGAGCTTAATCTGCCTTGAATGGTGGATAGGGGagcataataatatgttaatatcaAGATCCGCTAACATTATAATCAACATCGATTTATCGCGACATTGGTAGTCGACTAAAGGTCAATTAAAAAATATGTGTGTTACTCATTAATTCAATCTTTGCTCTTGATTGAAGTGGAATAATTGGGTGACAAATTAAATTTTAGCGCGTGTATTATGCGAACATGTCTTTATTATTGGTTGTACCTGttgatatgcaaatatatttttaatGTTATTATGTTATTTTGAAGGGAAAAAAAGCATGTCTTGATTATCTTCTCACCCGTAGCAACTTGATCAGACATAGGATTTATTTGAATTGAAGAGCATTACGTCTTTATGTGTTGTATTTTGTTATGGGCCTCCTAACACAATTCTACTTTAGATACAAAATAAAAATCTCCAATATTACACCATATTTGAAGAAGGTTATCGTAAACATATACCCGATGAGGATCGTTTGATTAGAAAGAATAGTAAACGTTGAATGATTCAAAGTTGAATGATTCAAAATTTGGTAATCAAGTTGAAGTCTCGATgatatataattacatttttaaCCTTTTACATAAATAAACAAAAAAGAATATAACTATGTgataagggggatgattctcacacactgttttttgatcctcacacactaatttacttgaactcctccctaataatagggtaaaagggtgtgtgaggataaaaaaacagtgtgtgagaatcatcccccatgtgATAAATATTACATATAGAATTTTAGGAGGGTATAAAAAACTTGAATGCTATTAATTATTAGAGATAATTTCTAAACATTTTTAAAAGCAAGACTTCGAATTGTAGTTCATGGAGATTGAACTTCAATCTCCACTAGATAATTTTAACCCTAAATCATTCAACACCATTTTTGTTTCATCCAACGTCGTTTGTTGAGAACACAAACACGTGAATttggtggttgtggtggttgatGTGGTGGTTGTATCCCTCTGTTGATTTGATGGACCGGTCCATTTCCCCTTTGGTTTGGACTTTCATTGTCAATGGATGGTAGCGATAATAGGCGGGGCTTGATTTGCAGCCTTGTTTCCCCTGTCTGGATTTGTCCTTTCTAGTTGTGCCTTCGGGGATGAGCCAGACAATGATCTCCCTCCCTGTTGGAGATCTGGCTTCTTTTGGGGGCGAGATGGGTGTTTTGCGGACCATCACTTCCATGGCTTGTGTTGGCTTCCGATGATCGGGTTGCGTGTTTGGGT comes from Rutidosis leptorrhynchoides isolate AG116_Rl617_1_P2 chromosome 4, CSIRO_AGI_Rlap_v1, whole genome shotgun sequence and encodes:
- the LOC139840553 gene encoding uncharacterized protein, whose product is MTTPSKYDKVYTVTSVTHLIPIKLDLAKLNYTHWSTLFSNHCAAFNVDSFLKTATTSEPPTDDWKKVDAVVMGWIFLTISEPLLERLLNSHPASSHDAWEFLKKIFHDNKRSKTVELTAELRALTIGELTAEAYFRKIDSIASLLDNLGSHIEDDELVTYAINGLNDRFPHATHIILHSKPFPDFDTVRSMIMLEEMQFQRKTRSSHEMQGNPSAPTVLVAQAVSSPPPRNQSNAPQVCRNFNRGHCRFGDKCRYLHQVIRNSTGSPTPNTGLNKTNGNTQAQLLCIIAAQQNIIAQQQFMRPNSQSVPTLGSRNNLTSFSRPPGFHNTSPQAHYIGLSPSYNSTTPSLVQQPMFAAPQQVQQPMFSVPAQTHIGPQHVANQSTIGPTSYNNGQPSYNPFTFTHELGHETIVSNAFTATTLPDYGNTGWTMDTAPRSTPCIFLGYPSNHRGYRCFDLATHKIILSRHATFDETSFPYSATTTSPPPSYEFLDPPPNLFSRTFSDVINTTPTSQKIPTPAPPSVAPPQNTTSTHPMITRHQLGTTKPVQRLNLLLSNPSPTPKTYSYALNDPNWHHAMTDEYNALIKNGTWTLVPRPSDTNIVHSMWLFKHKFNADGTLSRYKARLVANGRSQHIGIDCEETFSPVVKPTTIRTVLSLALSQHWPVHQLDVKNAFLHGHLSETVYMHQPPGFHDLASPDHVFLLQKSLYGLKQAPRVWFHRFAGYAQCVGFLHSRCVSSLFIYKQGTDIAYLLLYVDDIILTASTPAFLQRVIASLHA